TAGAATAAATACGATAGACTTCAATAGCACCCGCTGTTATGCCTGAAAAGAATAGAAGAAATGCAATGCAGTTAAGTGCTTTTTCTAGTGCGCCTGAGTTCAATGACACTAGGACTGCTACGACTGCTAGGACTGCTAGGACTATGGATGCTGTTTTCATTTTCATTTCCTGTCTTTAATGATCTGCTGTAAGAGCAAGCAAGATTGTCGCTAATAGTATTGCGTATCCTATGGCTAGCTTGGCTAACGTTTTCATCTCACTCTTCTTTTTTATCAAATATTTTAACTTAAAAAAAATCTTCAGCTTTACCCAAATCCTCAATTTTTCAAATTGTTGTAAACCATGTCACCTTCAACTCAGTGATTAACCCATCAAGAGGAATATCCCAGTTTGTGTGCGGAACATGTTGAATGCACTGACAGGTAAAAGATACGCCAATGACAATTGGTTTTTGCGCCAAGCGGTGAAACTGCCGAAACTTTAAGGAAGCATCATAAAACCCACCGCCCTGCCCAAGTCGGTATCCCTGATGATCTACTGCCAGTAACGGCACAAACAAAATATCTAGCTGTCGTGCTCGTTTAAAAGGATAGATACGTTGAACAGATTTCGCGAACGGGTGAAGTAACAGTTGCTTTGCTGAGTATGGCACAAATTGCAACTGACGACCCCATTTGGGCACTTGCGGCAAATACAGTTGCACTTTTTTTAATAAAGCTCGCTTGATCAGGGGCAATAAATCCAACTCCGAACCATAAGCCCGGTACACTGCAATACGTTGTCCACGCTTGAGTAAATTATCTGCCTGTTTGGCAATATTCTGAGCAGCATAGCGACGCCATGAGGCTGATAAGACTTGTCGTTGCAAACGCATTTGGCAACGCAATTGTTTTTTATAAGAGTCAATATCTCGGTCAGTCATTAAGCATGCTTTAGCATAAACATTCAAGAGCTTTTGCTAATCTGCAAAAGATAAACCAGCCATCAGTAAATTTGAGTGGTTTAGAATACTCTTTTCAAAAACTTGAAGTTCTTTTTCGATCCCAGTTCAAATCCACACCGATAAAAAGCAACCACTTTTTCTAAAAGCACCCCATTGTTTTTAATCGCTTACACAAAGCTTTCAAGTCCTTAAATAAAATAAGGTCGGTAATCTGCTAAGAATAGCGATCCAGTATGGCTTAGGGCCCATACGATACAGTATCCATGGCAAGTCATACGCTTAGCTACTGCAAAACTCACTGCACCAGAAATGATGTTTTTTAATAAAAACCCACACAATTGGTTTTTTACTTAGTGAGTAGCTTTTGTCTGGCTTCATCCATTTTCTTGCAAAATACTTCAATGCCCTCTGGTAAACGCGGTCCCGGTCGAGAAATGGTATCGTCAGGTAAGCTATAAAGTGCTTTATTGGCAACTGCAGGAATCATAGGCCAGCTCAGCCACATATCAAGTCGTTGTAGTAATGTGCCAAAAATCGCTTGTGGTGCGGCACGGATAACAGCCTCTAGACTTACTTGGGGAGCGGATGCAGTGGCTTGACCAAAAACATTGC
This genomic stretch from Neisseriales bacterium harbors:
- a CDS encoding 5-formyltetrahydrofolate cyclo-ligase, producing MNVYAKACLMTDRDIDSYKKQLRCQMRLQRQVLSASWRRYAAQNIAKQADNLLKRGQRIAVYRAYGSELDLLPLIKRALLKKVQLYLPQVPKWGRQLQFVPYSAKQLLLHPFAKSVQRIYPFKRARQLDILFVPLLAVDHQGYRLGQGGGFYDASLKFRQFHRLAQKPIVIGVSFTCQCIQHVPHTNWDIPLDGLITELKVTWFTTI